The Pseudomonas sp. R4-35-07 genome contains a region encoding:
- a CDS encoding DUF6252 family protein, translating into MHTLKTQKRSLSQGVVSCNVSLIAAPFTSDSVDFFDSTATHYGVTAFDRKAGERMFFISLKKTIAPGTYEFKPESDVYGYYYHEHERFGWIYYPEKGEFLLKSVDFEKLEIDATFAFTSTTTPDQQPVTFENGVFTLTGPGA; encoded by the coding sequence ATGCACACATTAAAAACACAGAAAAGGTCACTTTCCCAAGGCGTAGTGAGTTGCAACGTCTCACTTATAGCTGCTCCATTCACGTCAGATAGCGTAGATTTTTTCGACTCAACCGCGACCCACTATGGCGTCACGGCATTTGATAGAAAAGCAGGTGAGCGCATGTTTTTTATCTCGCTGAAAAAAACCATTGCGCCAGGCACTTATGAGTTTAAACCCGAGTCAGACGTGTACGGTTATTACTACCACGAACATGAACGTTTTGGATGGATTTACTATCCCGAGAAAGGGGAATTTTTACTGAAGAGCGTTGATTTTGAAAAGCTTGAGATAGACGCAACGTTCGCATTCACGTCAACGACGACACCCGACCAACAACCCGTGACGTTCGAGAACGGCGTCTTCACACTGACCGGACCGGGTGCCTGA
- a CDS encoding glutathione S-transferase family protein has translation MGHSLKILGRASSINVRKVLWTCQELGIDYVREDWGIGFKPTQSPEFLALNPNAQVPVLIDDHGVLWESNTICRYLVGLYQRTDLLPVEPAPRARVEQWIDWQAVELNRAWGDAFTALVRNNPDGLDATQIAAAVQRWNSVMGILEQQLAKTGAYVAGDEFTLADILIGLSVHRWQVTPMERPPYPAIAAYYQRLGGQHAGFKTFALDGHN, from the coding sequence ATGGGACATTCACTGAAAATCTTGGGCCGCGCCTCCTCCATTAACGTACGAAAAGTACTGTGGACCTGCCAGGAACTGGGTATCGACTACGTGCGTGAAGACTGGGGCATCGGCTTCAAGCCCACCCAATCCCCCGAATTTCTCGCCTTGAACCCCAATGCCCAGGTGCCGGTGCTGATCGACGACCATGGCGTGCTGTGGGAGTCCAACACCATCTGCCGCTACCTGGTCGGCCTCTATCAACGCACTGACCTGCTGCCCGTCGAGCCCGCGCCACGGGCCCGCGTCGAACAATGGATCGACTGGCAAGCGGTCGAACTCAACCGTGCCTGGGGCGATGCGTTCACCGCGCTGGTGCGTAACAATCCCGACGGCCTGGACGCAACACAGATTGCCGCCGCAGTGCAACGCTGGAACAGCGTGATGGGCATTCTGGAACAACAGTTGGCCAAGACTGGCGCTTACGTAGCGGGCGATGAATTCACCCTCGCCGATATCCTGATCGGCCTCTCGGTACACCGCTGGCAGGTGACGCCCATGGAGCGTCCGCCCTACCCCGCCATCGCGGCGTATTATCAACGACTCGGCGGGCAGCATGCAGGCTTCAAGACCTTCGCGCTCGACGGCCATAATTAA
- a CDS encoding NAD(P)-dependent oxidoreductase: protein MNGLNVLLTGACGKIGRTFFEASKDRYRFTLTDRVEPDFALGEHRFVHADLSDKSVLASLLENIEVVVHLSGIPDPDASFEELLPNNILATTYLFEAAVAAGVQRLVYASSAQAVEGYPVDREITPDMQVMPANLYGVTKCYGEALCGYYAAKTPLSTIAVRIGAFEFPQHADLNNARDLSAWLSPRDAVQLLQCAVDTRDVKHLVAHGISNNRFKRLDLSETTRVLGYQPVDDAFQVFEIPITY, encoded by the coding sequence ATGAACGGACTCAACGTATTACTGACCGGCGCCTGCGGCAAAATCGGCAGGACCTTTTTCGAGGCGTCGAAAGACCGCTACCGCTTCACCCTGACCGACCGTGTCGAGCCGGATTTCGCGCTCGGCGAACACCGCTTCGTGCACGCTGACCTGAGCGACAAATCCGTCCTCGCCAGCCTGCTCGAAAACATCGAGGTGGTTGTACACCTCTCGGGTATCCCGGACCCCGATGCGTCGTTCGAGGAGCTGCTGCCCAATAATATCCTCGCCACCACCTACCTGTTCGAGGCCGCCGTGGCCGCTGGCGTGCAGCGCCTGGTATATGCCAGCAGCGCGCAAGCTGTCGAAGGTTATCCGGTAGACCGTGAGATCACCCCCGACATGCAAGTGATGCCCGCCAACCTGTATGGCGTGACCAAATGCTACGGTGAAGCGCTGTGTGGCTATTACGCGGCCAAAACCCCACTCTCGACCATCGCCGTGCGCATTGGCGCGTTTGAGTTTCCCCAGCACGCCGACCTGAACAACGCCCGCGACCTCAGCGCGTGGCTCAGCCCGCGCGATGCGGTGCAACTGCTGCAGTGCGCGGTGGACACCCGCGATGTGAAACATTTGGTCGCCCATGGCATTTCCAATAACCGCTTCAAGCGCCTGGACCTGAGCGAAACCACACGAGTGTTGGGTTACCAACCGGTGGATGATGCGTTCCAGGTCTTTGAAATCCCCATCACTTACTGA
- a CDS encoding MFS transporter, whose translation MPARATTDGIDPTRAAHISARIDRLPAVASIWRLVALLSIGGFFELYDLFQTAYISPGLISDGVFHTGSEGVFGFSDQAAFASATFLGLFLGASLLSPIADRFGRRAIFTFALIWYTVATVLMGIQTSALGIICMRFLVGIGLGIELVTIDAYLSELVPKRMRSSAFAFAFFIQFLSVPAVALMSWWLVPQAPFGISGWRWVVLSSAVFALFIWQLRKRLPESPRWLAQKGRFEEAGTIMDTLEARCLKDHGKPLDAPEPEAVSVQGSGRFADIWQPPYRRRALMLIVFHVFQAIGFFGFGNWLPALLSGQGVSVTHSLLYAFIITLAYPLGPLLFVKVANRFENKWQIVGSALGAVIFGSLFAVQTTAVGLIFCGVMITFCNAWLSFSYHSYQSELFPTNIRARAVGLCYSFSRLSTVFSSLLIGFILEHLGTPGVLAFIASSMLIVMITISWFGPRTRNLALENIAH comes from the coding sequence ATGCCTGCACGCGCCACCACTGACGGCATCGACCCGACCCGCGCCGCCCACATCAGCGCACGTATCGACCGCCTGCCCGCCGTCGCCAGCATCTGGCGCCTGGTGGCATTGCTGTCGATCGGCGGTTTTTTCGAGCTGTATGACCTGTTCCAGACGGCTTATATCAGCCCAGGCCTGATCAGCGACGGGGTTTTCCACACGGGCAGCGAGGGTGTGTTTGGCTTTTCCGACCAGGCCGCGTTCGCCTCGGCCACCTTCCTCGGCCTGTTCCTCGGCGCCAGCCTGCTGAGCCCCATCGCCGATCGTTTCGGGCGCCGGGCGATCTTCACCTTTGCGCTGATCTGGTACACCGTCGCCACGGTGCTGATGGGCATCCAGACGTCCGCCCTGGGCATTATCTGCATGCGCTTTCTGGTGGGCATCGGACTGGGTATTGAACTGGTGACGATCGACGCCTATCTGTCGGAACTGGTGCCCAAGCGCATGCGCAGTTCGGCGTTTGCCTTTGCGTTTTTCATCCAGTTCCTGTCGGTGCCGGCGGTGGCGCTGATGTCATGGTGGCTGGTGCCCCAGGCGCCGTTCGGGATCTCCGGTTGGCGCTGGGTGGTGCTCAGCAGTGCAGTCTTTGCGTTGTTTATCTGGCAACTGCGCAAGCGCCTGCCGGAATCACCGCGCTGGCTGGCGCAGAAAGGTCGTTTCGAGGAAGCCGGCACGATCATGGACACCCTTGAAGCGCGCTGCCTGAAGGATCACGGCAAGCCTCTGGATGCGCCGGAACCCGAGGCTGTCAGCGTGCAGGGCAGCGGCCGTTTCGCCGATATCTGGCAACCGCCCTACCGCCGTCGCGCCTTGATGCTCATCGTCTTCCATGTGTTCCAGGCCATCGGTTTCTTCGGCTTTGGCAACTGGTTGCCCGCCTTGCTGTCGGGCCAGGGCGTCAGCGTAACCCACAGTCTGCTCTACGCGTTTATCATCACGCTCGCCTATCCGCTGGGCCCGCTGCTGTTCGTGAAGGTCGCCAACCGTTTTGAGAACAAGTGGCAGATTGTCGGCTCGGCCTTGGGCGCGGTGATCTTCGGCAGCCTGTTCGCCGTGCAAACCACGGCGGTGGGGCTGATCTTCTGTGGGGTGATGATCACCTTCTGCAACGCCTGGCTGAGCTTCAGCTATCACTCGTATCAGAGCGAATTGTTCCCCACCAATATCCGTGCGCGGGCGGTAGGGCTCTGCTACTCGTTCAGCCGCTTGTCCACGGTGTTCAGCAGCCTGCTGATCGGTTTTATCCTCGAACACCTGGGCACACCGGGCGTGCTGGCGTTTATCGCGAGCAGCATGTTGATTGTGATGATCACCATCAGTTGGTTCGGGCCGCGAACGCGTAACCTGGCATTGGAGAATATCGCCCACTGA
- a CDS encoding aliphatic sulfonate ABC transporter substrate-binding protein: MLKIIAVAVLSLVAAKALAADPATLRIGYQKSSVSMVLAREHKLFEAALPGTQVQWTEFLGGPPLIEALNAGSLDIGNIGDIPPIFAQAAGIELQYIAVEPNEGKTEAVLVPQASPIQSVAELKGKRVALLKGSSAHNLFLKSLLRAGLQWKDVNVVYLSPSDGRAAFEQGKVDAWVVWDPYYSAAVVDGAARVLGTGEGLNPAGSFFVTSSAFARQNPQAIATILQTLGKAQRLSLDQPEVSIALMAKTLGLQPAVVKRYFEHRSPEPIRPLQAVDIANQQRTADLFFANGLIPKKVDVQQVVFKGP; encoded by the coding sequence ATGCTGAAAATTATTGCTGTCGCCGTTCTTTCGCTGGTCGCCGCCAAGGCACTGGCCGCCGATCCAGCCACGCTGCGCATTGGCTATCAGAAAAGCTCGGTGAGCATGGTCCTCGCCCGTGAACACAAGCTGTTCGAAGCCGCGCTGCCCGGCACCCAGGTGCAGTGGACCGAATTTCTCGGTGGCCCGCCGCTGATCGAGGCGCTGAACGCTGGCAGCCTGGACATCGGCAATATCGGCGACATCCCACCCATTTTTGCCCAGGCCGCCGGGATTGAATTACAGTACATCGCCGTCGAGCCCAATGAGGGCAAAACCGAAGCCGTGCTGGTGCCTCAAGCCAGCCCCATTCAGAGCGTGGCTGAGCTCAAGGGCAAGCGCGTGGCGCTGCTCAAGGGTTCCAGTGCGCACAACCTGTTCCTCAAAAGCCTGCTGCGCGCCGGCTTGCAGTGGAAAGATGTGAACGTGGTGTACCTGTCGCCCTCCGACGGGCGCGCCGCGTTCGAGCAAGGCAAGGTGGACGCCTGGGTGGTGTGGGACCCTTACTACTCGGCCGCCGTGGTCGACGGTGCCGCCCGCGTGTTGGGCACCGGCGAGGGCCTCAATCCGGCCGGCAGCTTCTTCGTGACCAGCAGCGCGTTTGCCCGACAAAATCCCCAGGCCATTGCCACCATCCTGCAAACCCTCGGCAAGGCGCAGCGTCTGTCCCTGGACCAACCCGAAGTCAGCATCGCGCTGATGGCCAAGACCCTGGGCCTGCAACCGGCGGTGGTCAAACGCTACTTCGAGCACCGCTCGCCCGAGCCGATCCGGCCGCTGCAGGCGGTCGACATCGCCAATCAGCAACGCACCGCCGATTTGTTTTTCGCCAATGGCTTGATCCCGAAAAAGGTCGATGTGCAGCAGGTTGTCTTCAAAGGTCCATAA
- a CDS encoding GNAT family N-acetyltransferase, with amino-acid sequence MHIERLAAPLWPLLNKFYRSHNSSMKALKDGQLWVARDTQIVAGLCLTPVVGGQWLTGVFVDPAYRGQGVAARLIHLAVAEVDGTVWLLCHPDLETLYQRMGFSQHTVLPQSLSERLVRYKRNKPMIAMGLR; translated from the coding sequence ATGCACATCGAACGCTTGGCAGCGCCGCTATGGCCGCTGCTGAACAAGTTTTACCGCAGCCACAACTCGTCGATGAAGGCGCTCAAGGACGGGCAGTTGTGGGTGGCGAGGGACACGCAGATCGTTGCCGGGTTGTGCCTGACCCCCGTGGTCGGTGGGCAATGGCTGACCGGCGTGTTCGTTGACCCGGCTTATCGCGGCCAGGGGGTGGCGGCGCGGTTGATCCACCTGGCAGTGGCTGAAGTGGACGGCACAGTGTGGTTGCTGTGCCACCCAGACCTTGAAACGCTGTACCAGCGCATGGGGTTTTCCCAGCACACCGTGTTGCCGCAGTCGCTCAGTGAACGGCTGGTGCGCTACAAGCGCAACAAGCCGATGATTGCGATGGGCCTTCGATAA
- the def gene encoding peptide deformylase yields MIREILKMGDERLLRIAPPVPPEMFDSPELWQLIDDMFQTMEHVGGVGLAAPQIGVDLQLVIFGFEASERYPEAPPVPQTILINPLITPLSPVLEEGYEGCLSVPGLRGAVDRYQQIRYEGFDPKGEPIVRFADGFHARVVQHECDHLIGRLYPSRITDFSKFGFIEVMFPEMDPTADE; encoded by the coding sequence ATGATCCGTGAAATCCTGAAAATGGGCGATGAACGTCTGCTGCGCATCGCCCCGCCAGTGCCGCCGGAAATGTTCGACAGCCCCGAGCTGTGGCAACTGATCGACGACATGTTCCAGACCATGGAACACGTGGGCGGCGTCGGCCTGGCTGCGCCGCAGATCGGTGTGGACCTGCAATTGGTGATCTTTGGTTTCGAGGCCAGCGAACGCTACCCGGAGGCGCCGCCGGTGCCGCAGACGATCCTGATCAACCCGTTGATCACACCGCTCAGCCCGGTGCTGGAAGAGGGGTATGAGGGCTGCCTGTCCGTCCCCGGCCTGCGCGGCGCTGTGGACCGCTATCAGCAGATCCGCTACGAAGGCTTCGACCCCAAGGGCGAGCCGATCGTACGCTTCGCCGACGGCTTCCATGCACGGGTGGTGCAGCATGAGTGCGATCACCTGATCGGCCGGTTGTACCCGTCGCGGATTACCGACTTCAGCAAGTTCGGGTTTATCGAAGTGATGTTCCCGGAAATGGACCCAACCGCCGACGAATGA
- a CDS encoding YihY/virulence factor BrkB family protein: protein MIFPVLDGLKLHKVLVRTVTEFVDDEMPTYASALAYQMLFSLFPFLLFLIALIGFLHLPDFFTWLRLQSELVLPPQALEQVNPVIDQLQQSKGGLLSVGIVIALWTASAGVRLMMSAMNAAYDVVEGRPIWKRFPLSIFYTIGIAGMLLAAAALMVLGPQVMEWLAGQIGMQEFVVTLWTILRWPLIVILLMFAVALMYYVMPDVEQEFRFITPGSVLAVVVWIVASLGFGYYVKTFADYNAMYGSIGAIIVLLLYFYISAAVLLLGAEMNAVIEHMSAEGKDPGEKEIDEPGHAGEKQHVSGLGRDHSKPLTVEPDQ, encoded by the coding sequence ATGATTTTTCCGGTACTCGATGGTCTCAAGCTGCACAAGGTGCTGGTGCGCACCGTTACGGAATTCGTCGACGACGAGATGCCCACCTACGCCTCGGCTCTGGCCTACCAGATGCTGTTCTCGTTGTTTCCTTTCCTGTTGTTCCTGATTGCCCTGATCGGTTTTCTGCATCTGCCGGACTTCTTCACCTGGCTGCGCCTGCAGTCGGAGCTGGTATTGCCGCCCCAGGCACTGGAGCAGGTCAACCCGGTGATCGACCAGTTGCAGCAATCCAAGGGCGGGCTGCTCTCGGTGGGTATCGTGATCGCCCTGTGGACCGCTTCCGCTGGCGTACGCCTGATGATGAGCGCGATGAACGCGGCCTATGACGTGGTGGAGGGGCGGCCGATCTGGAAGCGTTTCCCGCTGTCGATTTTCTACACCATCGGCATCGCCGGCATGCTGCTCGCCGCCGCCGCGCTGATGGTGCTCGGCCCGCAGGTGATGGAATGGCTGGCGGGGCAGATCGGTATGCAGGAATTTGTCGTCACGCTGTGGACCATCCTGCGCTGGCCGCTGATCGTGATCCTGCTGATGTTTGCCGTGGCCCTCATGTATTACGTGATGCCGGACGTCGAACAGGAGTTTCGCTTTATCACCCCCGGTTCCGTATTGGCGGTGGTGGTGTGGATCGTCGCTTCCCTCGGCTTTGGCTACTACGTTAAAACCTTCGCCGACTACAACGCCATGTACGGCAGCATCGGCGCGATCATCGTGTTGCTTTTGTACTTCTATATTTCCGCCGCCGTGCTGTTGCTTGGCGCGGAGATGAACGCCGTGATCGAACACATGTCCGCCGAAGGCAAGGACCCCGGCGAAAAAGAAATCGACGAACCGGGCCATGCCGGTGAAAAACAACATGTCTCAGGCCTGGGCCGGGACCATTCCAAGCCTCTCACCGTTGAGCCTGATCAATGA
- a CDS encoding CsbD family protein yields the protein MGSTSDKVKGVANEAVGNVKQGVGKATDNDKMRAEGVIQEKKGEAQQAVGKTKDAVKKATE from the coding sequence ATGGGCAGCACTTCCGATAAGGTAAAAGGCGTAGCTAATGAAGCCGTCGGCAACGTCAAGCAAGGTGTCGGCAAGGCGACGGACAACGACAAAATGCGTGCTGAAGGCGTGATCCAGGAAAAGAAAGGTGAAGCTCAGCAGGCAGTGGGCAAGACCAAGGACGCAGTGAAAAAAGCGACCGAGTAA